From the genome of Chroicocephalus ridibundus chromosome 1, bChrRid1.1, whole genome shotgun sequence, one region includes:
- the LOC134510323 gene encoding BPI fold-containing family C protein-like, which translates to MAKTCCSLLLLSLLSGQLDANPGLKVRITQKGLEYAKEVGLEILKQNMEKERFPDLSGYEKYGLGNVKYNISRIHVTAVEFPSASISLIPGTGIKLVIGNASLTIDMSWNIRTWMFKDTGRSTVYISKVFVTAIFSTPPDNIGHTSISLTSCRTTSGDIDIKLNGKSGFLHNFFIKYLKKPIHRTLVTNSCPNIRSGIHLLDEDLRSLNVLMPIDDLAEVDYSLNSLPAVFRQFIDLDLKGIVYPAGNYTGSPYVAAPFTIPDQSDSMLYLAFSEYFFQTSSFAYYTAGAFNITIAEETCSYFNISTEIFGSIIPEVAKYSVTPYPVMLKLTATEIPTISLEQDSFTVEIQGSMEVFAVLPDSTTQSLFTMNIAANTSLALNIFDQKLVGSLCLNRLQFSLAHSNVGYFEISLLENILSYILQAEVIPSANAKLSKGFPLPNLANVTLTRPHITLVQGYMLISTDVHYKH; encoded by the exons ATGGCGAAGACTTGCTGTTCTCTCCTCCTCTTAAGTTTGCTCAGCGGGCAACTCGATGCCAACCCTGGTCTCAAAGTGAGGATCACCCAGAAGGGCTTGGAATACG CCAAGGAGGTTGGGCTGGAAATCCTGAAGCAGAATATGGAGAAGGAGCGTTTCCCTGATTTGAGTGGCTATGAGAAATACGGGCTCGGTAATGTCAAATACAACATCTCAAG AATACACGTCACTGCTGTTGAATTCCCCAGCGCTTCCATCTCCCTCATACCTGGGACTGGGATAAAACTGGTGATTGGAAATGCTTCTCTAACCATCGATATGAGCTGGAACATAAGGACCTGGATGTT CAAAGACACCGGAAGAAGCACAGTGTACATTTCAAAGGTGTTTGTTACTGCAATCTTTTCAACACCCCCGGATAATATAGGTCATACATCAATATCACTTACCAGCTGCCGGACAACTTCTGGTGATATAGACATCAAGTTGAATGGAAAAAGTGG TTTCCTGCATAACTTCTTTATCAAGTATCTGAAGAAACCCATTCACAGGACCTTGGTGACTAAT TCATGTCCCAACATCAGATCTGGGATCCACTTGCTAGATGAAGACCTCCGATCACTGAATG TTCTAATGCCGATTGATGATTTGGCCGAAGTAGACTATTCTTTAAATAGCTTGCCAGCAGTATTTCGACAGTTCATTGACCTGGACTTAAAG GGGATAGTTTATCCAGCTGGAAACTATACTGGCTCTCCTTATGTGGCAGCTCCCTTCACTATCCCAGACCAAAGCGATTCCATGCTCTACCTTGCCTTCTCTGAGTATTTCTTTCAGACCTCCTCATTTGCTTACTACACTGCAGGGGCCTTCAACATCACCATTGCAGAGGAG acttgCAGCTATTTTAATATAAGCACAGAGATATTTGGCAGTATCATCCCTGAG GTAGCCAAATACTCAGTTACACCCTACCCAGTGATGTTGAAGCTAACGGCTACTGAAATACCTACCATCAGCTTAGAGCAGGATTCCTTCACGGTAGAGATTCAGGGCTCCATGGAGGTGTTTGCTGTTCTGCCAGACTCAACCACCCAGTCATTGTTCACAATGAACATA gcaGCCAACACCAGCCTTGCTCTGAATATATTTGACCAGAAATTGGTGGGCTCACTATGTTTGAACAG GCTCCAGTTCTCCCTAGCCCACTCCAATGTTGGCTATTTTGAG ATCTCACTTCTGGAGAATATCCTGTCTTACATTTTACAGGCTGAAGTCATTCCATCAGCTAACG CTAAACTGTCAAAAGGATTCCCTCTTCCCAATCTGGCCAATGTTACCTTGACGAGACCTCACATTACGCTTGTACAG GGATACATGTTGATTTCTACTGATGTCCACTACAAACACTGA